The Sulfurospirillum halorespirans DSM 13726 genome has a window encoding:
- the kdpA gene encoding potassium-transporting ATPase subunit KdpA, which translates to MVADITLFISFLILLIGAAKAYSGFFTKVLVGEKNVFTPLFLHVENSLYRLCGINPQLEMNWKKYALALMLFNGAGIVLVLAVLLSQHLLPLNPQGLPALPFELALNTAVSFVTNTNWQNYSGESTMSYFSQMFVLSVQNFLSASTGIAVAVAFMRGIVYKESESIGNFWADMVRITLYVLLPLSLVYALFLVSQGVIQNFTPYISAISLEGVEQTLPMGPVASQEAIKMLGTNGGGFFNANSAHPFENPTPLSNFVQVFSILFLPISLLFVYGKMSQKSGEGRSILIAMVVLFVLMLGSHYISEKFGNPEISGIVGESAMEGKEVRFGIASTSLFSVATTAASCGAVNGMHDSLTPLAGMVTMVQMMLGEIVIGGVGAGFYGMMAYVILSVFIAGLMIGRTPEYMGKKIEAKEMTYTVIAVLLPGLCILLFTGLSLLIPDATSSISNPGPHGLSQVLYAFSSASGNNGSAFAGFSGNTLYYNYALALCMFVGRFGVIIPMLAIAGSLARKKVVPFGKGTLNTQSALFITLLVATILLTGALTFFPSLALGPVIEHLMMLEHISF; encoded by the coding sequence TCAATCCTCAGCTTGAGATGAACTGGAAGAAGTATGCTTTAGCACTGATGCTTTTTAACGGTGCGGGCATCGTGCTGGTTTTAGCAGTGCTTCTGAGCCAACATCTTTTACCTCTTAATCCTCAAGGCTTACCCGCTCTACCGTTTGAGCTAGCGCTCAATACAGCGGTGAGTTTTGTGACCAACACCAACTGGCAAAATTACAGTGGTGAGAGCACGATGAGCTATTTCTCACAGATGTTTGTCTTAAGTGTGCAAAACTTTCTCTCTGCTTCAACAGGTATTGCCGTAGCAGTAGCTTTTATGCGAGGTATCGTTTATAAAGAGAGCGAGTCCATCGGCAATTTCTGGGCAGATATGGTTCGTATAACGCTGTATGTTTTGCTTCCGCTCTCTTTGGTGTATGCGCTCTTTTTGGTTTCACAAGGCGTCATTCAAAACTTTACTCCTTATATCAGTGCTATTAGTCTTGAAGGAGTGGAGCAAACACTTCCGATGGGTCCTGTAGCTTCGCAAGAGGCGATTAAGATGTTAGGAACCAATGGTGGAGGTTTTTTCAATGCGAACTCCGCGCACCCTTTTGAAAATCCGACCCCACTCTCGAACTTTGTGCAGGTCTTTTCCATCCTCTTCTTGCCCATTTCATTGCTTTTTGTCTATGGAAAAATGAGCCAAAAAAGCGGTGAGGGTCGTTCTATCTTAATTGCGATGGTGGTACTTTTTGTGCTGATGTTAGGCTCGCATTATATTTCTGAAAAATTTGGCAATCCTGAAATTTCGGGCATTGTTGGAGAGAGTGCGATGGAAGGCAAAGAGGTGCGTTTTGGCATTGCCTCAACCTCTTTATTTTCAGTAGCCACAACGGCAGCATCGTGTGGTGCGGTCAATGGTATGCACGATAGCCTCACTCCACTTGCAGGTATGGTGACTATGGTGCAGATGATGCTCGGTGAGATTGTCATCGGTGGTGTGGGAGCAGGGTTTTACGGCATGATGGCGTATGTCATTTTAAGTGTTTTTATCGCAGGGCTGATGATAGGTCGAACCCCTGAGTACATGGGCAAGAAGATTGAAGCCAAGGAGATGACCTATACCGTGATAGCCGTGTTGCTTCCGGGTCTGTGCATCCTTCTTTTTACAGGATTATCGCTTTTAATTCCCGATGCCACCAGTTCTATCTCCAATCCAGGACCTCATGGTCTGTCTCAAGTTCTTTATGCCTTCAGTTCAGCCAGTGGAAACAATGGCAGTGCTTTTGCAGGGTTTAGCGGCAATACGCTTTACTATAACTATGCACTTGCCTTGTGTATGTTCGTGGGGCGTTTTGGTGTGATTATCCCCATGCTAGCGATTGCAGGAAGCTTGGCGAGAAAGAAAGTGGTTCCTTTTGGCAAAGGCACACTCAATACCCAAAGTGCGCTTTTCATCACCCTTTTGGTAGCGACCATTTTATTAACGGGAGCACTTACGTTTTTCCCTTCGCTTGCACTTGGCCCTGTGATTGAGCATTTGATGATGCTTGAACACATCTCTTTTTAA
- a CDS encoding sensor histidine kinase: MNEDVLETSDLVLQEIKNKRETGELTLFFGALAGVGKTYTMLRNAKELLQSGENVLIGYVEMHGRAETERLTQGIPSIAPKKIVYRGSTLYELDIDAILEAKPDVVLIDELAHSNAPTSRHQKRYQDVLEILDNGIDVYSTMNVQHLESLNDLVLQITGVKVTETVPDSILERVDKIQIIDIPPEKLVERLKEGKIYKLQSVEKALMNFFKLGNINALREIALKQAAGRVSKDVYDLYKENRLERWEAVEKVMVCIDGSDFSANLIRYAKRLSSQMNAEWIALYVDDFSTNNREKLAKNIRLAEELGAEVNTVSGQDIGEEILKHARARFVTHIVVAKRKKNFIGKFWRMDIADELLNAGNEFCIISYINKTQEQKLEAYTLDEETKEEAPLWHSLFGLGLLGVITFGCIVFRNHLELLNVALLILIPVLIVASRGDMKTSMVITFVGVGLFNYFFVPPVYTFVVSDISHLWSFFIFFIVAYLISSQAKKLKLIGEVIREREKRVRRLYKLSRRVTAVSEIKQVIKIAMPLIAESLGKETFFFLRKHVDEMPKLYAHYDPKSPLSSKKYDAMFEKLEAIFISSSEKAVLDWCLDNGKIAGAGTDTFLASDMLYIPIKSREVVYGALGLKLKQDEMTTELKMFLDSVTSVMAVSFERISLSEKNSKNAITLAREELKNALYGSISHDLRTPLASILGMVSMLKTDETWLDEKKRVIISQVIFSAKKMERLMNNLLDSARFESHKVVLKKDWCDIADIFSQAAREFEDILKERNFSIKIEEESGIFKADCVLIERVVVNLLENAIKYSQHGSAITLGFQKEGAKCKIFVLNEDSHISEEDLKMVFEKFFRIKGISDDINGSGLGLFICKKIVEAHEGTIWARNLENSVIVEFNIPIEEE; encoded by the coding sequence ATGAATGAAGATGTCTTAGAAACGAGTGATCTGGTTCTTCAAGAGATCAAAAACAAACGTGAAACGGGGGAGTTAACGCTCTTCTTTGGAGCCCTTGCAGGTGTGGGAAAAACCTACACCATGCTTCGTAACGCCAAAGAGCTGCTACAAAGCGGAGAAAATGTGCTCATCGGTTATGTTGAGATGCACGGCAGGGCTGAAACAGAGCGTTTGACCCAAGGCATCCCTTCCATCGCACCTAAAAAGATCGTGTACCGCGGAAGTACACTGTATGAACTCGATATCGATGCCATTTTGGAAGCCAAGCCCGATGTTGTGCTGATTGATGAGTTAGCCCACAGTAATGCGCCCACCTCAAGGCATCAAAAACGTTACCAAGATGTTTTAGAGATCTTGGACAATGGCATCGATGTGTACAGCACGATGAATGTCCAACACCTTGAGAGCCTTAACGATTTGGTATTACAAATTACGGGTGTGAAGGTCACTGAAACCGTTCCCGATAGCATTTTAGAACGTGTCGATAAAATCCAAATCATCGACATCCCTCCTGAAAAATTGGTCGAGCGACTCAAAGAGGGGAAAATCTATAAACTTCAAAGCGTTGAAAAAGCGCTGATGAACTTTTTCAAGCTTGGCAACATCAATGCTTTGCGAGAAATTGCGCTAAAACAAGCTGCAGGGCGCGTGAGCAAAGATGTTTACGATCTGTATAAAGAGAACAGACTGGAACGTTGGGAAGCGGTTGAAAAGGTCATGGTGTGCATCGATGGCAGTGATTTTTCCGCCAATTTGATTCGCTATGCCAAACGGCTCTCTTCGCAGATGAATGCGGAGTGGATCGCGCTTTATGTCGATGATTTTTCAACCAATAATCGTGAAAAATTGGCTAAAAATATCCGCTTAGCCGAAGAGTTAGGCGCTGAGGTCAACACCGTCTCAGGGCAAGATATAGGCGAAGAGATTTTAAAGCATGCGAGGGCACGGTTTGTAACACACATTGTTGTAGCGAAGCGTAAAAAGAATTTTATAGGAAAATTCTGGCGTATGGATATTGCCGATGAGCTCCTCAATGCAGGCAATGAATTTTGCATTATTTCGTACATTAACAAAACTCAAGAGCAAAAATTAGAAGCGTACACCCTTGATGAAGAGACCAAAGAGGAAGCTCCTTTATGGCACTCTCTCTTTGGACTAGGCTTGCTGGGTGTGATTACCTTTGGGTGTATCGTTTTTAGAAATCATTTAGAACTTTTGAATGTCGCACTGCTTATTCTCATTCCTGTGCTGATCGTTGCTTCCAGAGGCGATATGAAAACCTCGATGGTGATTACCTTTGTCGGTGTCGGACTTTTTAACTACTTTTTTGTTCCTCCTGTTTATACCTTTGTAGTAAGTGACATCTCGCATCTGTGGAGCTTTTTCATCTTTTTTATTGTTGCGTATCTCATCTCATCGCAAGCGAAAAAGCTGAAACTCATTGGCGAAGTGATACGCGAGCGAGAGAAGAGGGTGAGACGACTGTATAAACTGAGCCGTAGAGTAACCGCTGTTTCTGAGATAAAACAGGTGATTAAAATAGCCATGCCACTCATTGCGGAATCGCTTGGCAAAGAGACTTTCTTTTTCCTACGCAAGCATGTGGATGAGATGCCAAAACTCTATGCGCATTATGATCCTAAAAGCCCACTTTCGAGTAAAAAATACGATGCGATGTTTGAAAAACTAGAGGCTATTTTTATCTCTTCGAGTGAAAAAGCAGTCCTTGATTGGTGTTTGGACAATGGTAAAATAGCAGGGGCAGGTACGGACACCTTTTTGGCTTCGGATATGCTCTACATTCCGATTAAAAGTCGCGAGGTCGTTTATGGAGCACTGGGACTTAAACTCAAACAAGATGAGATGACGACAGAGCTTAAGATGTTTTTAGACTCGGTCACCAGTGTCATGGCGGTCTCTTTTGAGCGTATCTCTCTTTCAGAAAAAAATAGTAAAAATGCGATTACTCTAGCACGTGAAGAGCTTAAAAATGCGCTGTATGGTTCTATTTCTCATGATTTAAGAACACCGCTTGCTTCCATTTTAGGCATGGTTTCGATGCTTAAGACGGATGAGACGTGGCTGGATGAGAAAAAACGCGTTATCATCTCTCAAGTTATTTTTAGCGCGAAAAAGATGGAACGGCTGATGAATAATCTGCTCGATTCTGCGCGGTTTGAAAGCCATAAAGTAGTTCTTAAAAAAGATTGGTGCGATATTGCAGACATCTTCTCGCAAGCGGCGAGGGAGTTTGAAGATATTTTAAAAGAGCGCAATTTCAGCATCAAAATTGAAGAAGAATCGGGCATTTTTAAAGCGGATTGTGTTTTGATAGAACGCGTGGTCGTCAATCTTTTGGAAAACGCGATTAAATACTCGCAACACGGAAGTGCCATTACCTTAGGGTTTCAAAAAGAGGGTGCAAAGTGTAAAATCTTTGTTTTAAATGAAGACAGCCACATCAGCGAAGAAGATCTCAAAATGGTGTTTGAAAAGTTTTTCAGAATCAAAGGCATTAGTGATGACATCAATGGCAGTGGTTTAGGTCTTTTTATCTGCAAAAAAATCGTTGAAGCGCACGAGGGAACGATTTGGGCGAGAAATTTGGAAAACAGCGTCATTGTTGAGTTTAATATCCCCATTGAGGAGGAATAG
- the kdpC gene encoding potassium-transporting ATPase subunit KdpC: protein MKTLFQSIKLLLVMTFLLGGVYPLVVTNLGAWVFPSQSSGLLLEDNGTVIGSELIGQNFSKEGYFIARPSAAGEDGYDALSSAGSNLAPTNKLLLDRIDASEEALHVRFGEGDIPSDLVMTSGSGLDPHISKLAALYQVNTLAKERHVDEVQMLELVNQHIERKFLGFIGEERVNVLLLNRALDKNFGVLNP from the coding sequence ATGAAAACACTATTTCAATCGATTAAATTACTTTTAGTCATGACATTTTTACTTGGAGGTGTTTATCCTCTGGTGGTTACCAATTTAGGGGCATGGGTTTTTCCAAGCCAAAGTTCGGGGCTTTTACTGGAAGATAATGGAACCGTTATAGGCTCAGAGCTTATCGGGCAAAATTTTTCAAAAGAGGGCTATTTTATTGCTAGACCCTCGGCTGCAGGGGAGGATGGCTACGATGCACTCTCTTCTGCTGGTAGCAATTTAGCACCGACAAACAAGCTTTTGTTGGATAGAATAGACGCCAGTGAAGAAGCTTTACATGTAAGATTTGGCGAGGGTGATATTCCTAGTGATTTGGTTATGACCTCAGGCAGTGGACTTGACCCGCATATCTCAAAATTAGCGGCACTGTATCAGGTGAATACCCTTGCAAAAGAGCGCCATGTCGATGAAGTTCAAATGCTTGAACTTGTCAATCAGCATATAGAGCGAAAATTTTTGGGTTTTATAGGCGAGGAGAGGGTGAATGTCCTTCTTTTAAATCGTGCGTTAGATAAAAACTTTGGAGTTTTAAATCCTTAA
- the kdpB gene encoding potassium-transporting ATPase subunit KdpB: protein MKKRNNSSYNQAIIQDALKGCIGKLTPREQLKNPIIFVVYLGTFITGFIWLYESSRGTIPLFGFEFWVFVWLFFTVLFANFAEALAEGRGKAQASALRSAKKSSSANKLSEDGSLRKVSSESLRVGDVVVVVAGEVIPSDGEVIKGIASIDESAITGESAPVIRESGGDRNSVTGGTLVLSDEITIKITKNPGETFLDRMISLIEGAKRQKSPNEIALSILLMGLTAIFLVVTLTLKPMALHVNADISVVSLIALLVCLIPTTIGGLLSAIGIAGMDRLLKKNVLAMSGKAIEAAGDVNVLLLDKTGTITFGNRMASVFIPLDIKELDQLAYAALLTSLSDDTPEGKSTVTFAQNHYGVKEPANLQSAKFIPFSAYTRMSGLDLDGKAYRKGAVDAIEKFVTASGGKFSKEAHDICAQIGKKGGTPLVVCEGSKVLGVIHLKDIIKPSIKEKFAEFRGMGIKTVMITGDNPITAAAIAAEAGVDDFVAEATPDTKIALIRNYQKEGFTVAMTGDGTNDAPALAQADVGLAMNSGTQAAKEAANMVDMDSSPTKLIEVVEVGKELLMTRGALTTFSLANDIAKYFAIIPALFVVAFPQMEVLNIMHLSSPQSAILSAVIFNALIIIALIPLAISGVGYKALSADVVLGKNLVIYGLGGIIVPFAGIKLLDMLLATLHLL from the coding sequence ATGAAAAAACGAAATAATTCTAGCTATAACCAAGCGATTATCCAAGATGCACTCAAAGGGTGTATTGGCAAATTAACCCCGAGAGAGCAGCTTAAAAATCCGATCATTTTTGTGGTCTATTTGGGTACCTTTATTACTGGCTTTATATGGCTTTATGAGAGCAGTCGTGGCACTATTCCTCTTTTTGGATTTGAATTTTGGGTCTTTGTCTGGCTCTTTTTTACAGTCCTTTTTGCCAATTTTGCAGAAGCATTAGCCGAAGGCAGGGGGAAAGCGCAAGCGAGTGCATTGCGTTCAGCTAAAAAAAGCAGCAGTGCCAATAAGTTAAGTGAAGATGGCAGCCTAAGAAAGGTCAGCTCAGAGAGCCTTAGAGTAGGCGATGTCGTCGTAGTGGTTGCAGGAGAAGTGATTCCTAGCGATGGTGAGGTCATCAAAGGCATTGCAAGCATTGATGAGAGTGCCATTACAGGCGAATCGGCTCCTGTCATTCGTGAATCCGGCGGAGACCGCAACTCGGTGACGGGCGGTACGCTTGTCTTAAGTGATGAGATTACAATCAAGATCACGAAAAATCCGGGCGAGACCTTTTTGGATCGTATGATTAGCCTGATTGAAGGGGCTAAAAGGCAAAAAAGTCCGAATGAAATTGCGCTTTCCATTTTGCTGATGGGCTTGACTGCCATCTTTCTTGTCGTGACGTTGACACTTAAGCCAATGGCTTTACATGTAAATGCAGATATCTCTGTTGTTTCATTGATTGCGCTTCTGGTCTGTTTGATCCCTACGACGATTGGCGGGCTTTTAAGTGCCATCGGTATTGCGGGGATGGACAGACTGCTTAAAAAGAATGTGCTGGCGATGAGCGGTAAAGCCATAGAGGCTGCGGGTGATGTTAATGTGTTATTGCTCGATAAAACAGGAACGATCACCTTTGGTAACCGTATGGCAAGTGTTTTTATTCCTCTTGATATAAAAGAACTGGATCAACTTGCCTATGCTGCACTGTTAACATCACTCTCAGATGACACTCCTGAGGGGAAAAGTACCGTCACATTTGCGCAAAATCATTATGGAGTTAAAGAGCCAGCCAATCTACAAAGTGCTAAATTCATCCCTTTTAGTGCCTATACGAGAATGAGTGGGCTTGATCTTGATGGTAAGGCGTACCGCAAAGGGGCGGTGGATGCCATTGAAAAATTTGTCACAGCATCGGGTGGAAAGTTTTCTAAAGAGGCTCACGATATTTGCGCTCAAATTGGTAAAAAAGGTGGTACACCTTTGGTTGTATGCGAGGGGAGCAAAGTGTTAGGGGTGATTCATCTCAAAGACATCATCAAACCCTCCATTAAAGAGAAATTTGCTGAGTTTAGAGGTATGGGCATTAAAACCGTGATGATTACGGGTGACAATCCGATCACGGCTGCTGCCATCGCCGCCGAAGCGGGTGTGGACGATTTTGTCGCCGAAGCAACACCCGATACCAAAATAGCGCTTATTCGCAACTACCAAAAAGAGGGCTTTACGGTTGCGATGACGGGGGACGGCACCAACGATGCACCTGCTCTTGCGCAAGCGGATGTGGGACTGGCAATGAACAGCGGAACCCAAGCCGCGAAAGAGGCGGCTAATATGGTGGATATGGACAGTTCGCCGACGAAACTCATCGAAGTGGTGGAAGTGGGTAAAGAGCTATTAATGACGAGAGGTGCGCTGACAACCTTTAGTTTGGCCAATGATATTGCAAAGTACTTTGCTATCATTCCCGCCCTTTTTGTAGTCGCGTTCCCTCAGATGGAAGTGCTCAATATCATGCACCTCTCATCGCCGCAGAGTGCCATTTTATCGGCGGTTATTTTTAATGCGTTGATCATTATCGCACTGATTCCTCTGGCGATTTCAGGGGTTGGGTATAAAGCTTTGAGTGCAGATGTGGTGCTGGGAAAAAACTTAGTCATCTATGGACTTGGCGGTATTATCGTTCCGTTTGCGGGTATAAAACTGCTTGATATGTTGCTTGCAACATTGCATCTTTTGTAA